One genomic region from Nymphaea colorata isolate Beijing-Zhang1983 chromosome 12, ASM883128v2, whole genome shotgun sequence encodes:
- the LOC116266020 gene encoding probable aspartic proteinase GIP2, with protein sequence MASSSQLTAVSFFLIISSLLLLSFSIISLEAAAAASPKPKALFLPVTKDAATQQYLTTFEHKTPLTTGKFAVDVGGGYLWVDCGTDYVSSSFRPVACGSPTCNAAGAFGCTTECYGTRRPGCYNNTCAGNPSNPFSNVGTSGDLGDDVLALRSVDGLKMGPLVTVPHFTFMCGSQVIVSGLAAGARGILGLGRSGVDAATQFGNAFGITKKFSVCLPSGSSQGNLFFGGGIDSSWFVGYTKLLINPVSTAGSFFQGERSVEYFVKVTGVKVGGKAIPVNSTLLDIHKGNGGTKISTVDKYTRLESSVYKAVEAAFVREAAAKGIKRVAAVKPFGACFSTANVATLYTGWAVPEIELSFEGAAAGWRMFGGSSMVDLKNGVMCLGLVDAGVNPRTTIVIGGYQLENNLLEFDLESNKMGFSSSLFFKKTICASFNVAS encoded by the coding sequence ATGGCTTCTTCCTCCCAGCTTACTGCCGTCTCCTTCTTCCTGATCATCTCCTCCTTACTCCTGTTATCTTTCTCCATTATTAGCTTAGAGGCAGCTGCTGCTGCATCACCGAAGCCAAAGGCCCTCTTTCTTCCCGTCACAAAAGATGCCGCCACCCAACAGTACCTGACCACCTTTGAGCACAAAACCCCGCTCACGACCGGCAAGTTCGCCGTCGACGTCGGCGGTGGTTACCTCTGGGTGGACTGCGGCACCGACTACGTCTCTTCCTCCTTCCGCCCCGTCGCGTGCGGTTCGCCCACCTGCAATGCCGCCGGCGCGTTTGGCTGCACCACTGAATGCTACGGCACCCGCCGACCCGGCTGCTACAACAACACCTGCGCCGGCAACCCGTCCAACCCCTTCTCAAATGTTGGCACGTCCGGCGATCTAGGTGACGACGTTCTCGCTTTGCGGTCCGTCGATGGCCTGAAAATGGGCCCCCTAGTCACCGTGCCGCATTTCACTTTCATGTGCGGCTCGCAGGTCATCGTCTCCGGCCTGGCCGCCGGCGCCAGGGGCATTCTCGGGCTGGGCCGCAGCGGCGTCGACGCGGCGACCCAGTTTGGAAATGCGTTTGGAATCACAAAGAAGTTCTCCGTCTGCTTGCCGTCGGGTTCGTCCCAGGGCAACTTGTTCTTCGGAGGCGGAATCGACTCGTCCTGGTTCGTCGGCTACACCAAGCTCCTCATCAACCCCGTTAGCACGGCCGGGTCCTTCTTCCAGGGAGAGCGGTCGGTGGAGTACTTCGTGAAGGTGACGGGCGTCAAAGTGGGCGGCAAGGCAATCCCGGTGAACAGCACGCTGCTCGACATACACAAGGGAAACGGCGGGACGAAGATCAGCACGGTGGACAAATACACGAGGCTGGAGAGCTCGGTGTACAAGGCCGTGGAGGCGGCGTTCGTGAGGGAAGCCGCGGCGAAGGGCATCAAGAGGGTGGCCGCCGTGAAGCCGTTCGGGGCGTGCTTCAGCACCGCGAACGTGGCGACGCTCTACACGGGATGGGCGGTGCCGGAGATCGAGCTGTCGTTTGAGGGGGCGGCCGCCGGGTGGAGGATGTTCGGCGGCAGCTCCATGGTGGACTTGAAGAACGGGGTGATGTGCTTGGGGCTGGTGGACGCAGGGGTGAACCCCAGAACGACCATCGTCATCGGTGGCTACCAATTGGAGAACAACCTGCTGGAGTTCGATCTGGAGAGTAACAAAATGGGCTTCagctcttctctcttcttcaagaAGACCATCTGCGCCAGCTTCAATGTCGCCTCCTGA